One genomic segment of Gadus chalcogrammus isolate NIFS_2021 chromosome 3, NIFS_Gcha_1.0, whole genome shotgun sequence includes these proteins:
- the LOC130377725 gene encoding actin-related protein 2-A isoform X2, with amino-acid sequence MVGDEASELRSMLEVNYPMENGIVRNWDDMKHLWDYTFGPEKLNIDSRNCKILLTEPPMNPTKNREKIIEVMFETYQFAGVYIAIQAVLTLYAQGLLTGVVVDSGDGVTHICPVYEGFSLPHLTRRLDIAGRDITRYLIKLLLLRGYAFNHSADFETVRMMKEKLCYVGYNIEQEQKLALETTVLVESYTLPDGRLIKVGGERFEAPEALFQPHLINVEGVGVAELLFNTIQAADIDTRSEFYKHIVLSGGSTMYPGLPSRLERELKQLYLERVLKGDVDKLSKFKIRIEDPPRRKHMVFLGGAVLADIMKDKDNFWLTREEYQEKGMRVLEKLGVTVR; translated from the exons ATGGTGGGCGACGAGGCCAGCGAGCTGCGCTCCATGCTGGAGGTCAACTATCCCATGGAGAACGGCATCGTCAGGAACTGGGATGACATGAAGCACCTTTGGGACTACACCTTCGGGCCCGAGAAGCTCAACATTGACTCGCGCAACTGCAAGATTCTACTTACTGAGCCGCCCATGAACCCCACCAAGAACCGTGAGAAGATCATCGAG GTGATGTTTGAGACGTACCAGTTTGCCGGGGTGTACATCGCCATCCAGGCTGTTCTTACGCTCTACGCCCAAG GCCTGCTGACCGGCGTGGTGGTGGACTCTGGTGACGGTGTCACCCACATCTGTCCTGTGTACGAGGGCTTCTCGCTGCCACATCTGACCCGCCGGCTGGACATCGCCGGAAGGGACATCACACGCTACCTCATCAAG ctgctgctgctgaggggtTACGCCTTCAACCACTCGGCAGACTTTGAGACTGTGAGGATGATGAAGGAGAAGCTGTGCTACGTGGGCTATAACATCGAGCAGGAGCAGAAGCTGGCCCTGGAGACCACCGTGCTGGTGGAGTCCTACACG CTCCCGGACGGCCGGCTGATCAAGGTGGGCGGGGAGCGCTTTGAGGCGCCCGAGGCCCTATTCCAGCCCCACCTCATCAACGTGGAGGGGGTGGGCGTGGCCGAGCTGCTCTTCAACACCATCCAGGCTGCGGACATCGACACCAG GTCAGAGTTCTACAAGCACATCGTGCTGTCTGGGGGCTCCACCATGTACCCCGGCTTGCCGTCCCGTCTGGAGCGGGAGCTCAAGCAGCTGTACCTTGAACGTGTGCTGAAGGGAGACGTGGACAAGCTGTCG AAATTCAAGATCCGCATCGAGGACCCGCCACGCCGTAAGCACATGGTGTTCCTGGGCGGGGCAGTGCTGGCcgacatcatgaaggacaagGACAACTTCTGGCTCACACGCGAGGAGTACCAGGAGAAGGGCATGCGTGTTCTGGAGAAGCTGGGAGTGACCGTCAGATAa